A genome region from Acipenser ruthenus chromosome 29, fAciRut3.2 maternal haplotype, whole genome shotgun sequence includes the following:
- the LOC117433884 gene encoding bystin, whose product MPKSKKSRGGGDGGDLKTMKGMPLADQILQGGAVRPSGRVKSRDHREEGEDQYVNEKLSRKILEQARIQQEELEAEYGTGSKAERKKTQTTVLGSGSRDSDSEDDWPCLGSHAGREEEEEGCGGAAVQVDTEDEKAIEMFMNKNPPLRQTLADIIMEKITEKQTEVETMMSEVSGVPMPQLDPRVLEVYKGVKEVLSKYRSGKLPKAFKIIPALSNWEQVLYITDPEGWSAAAMYQATRIFSSNLKERMAQRFYNLVLLPRVRDDIAEYKRLNFHLYSALKKALFKPGAWFKGILIPLCESGTCTLREAVIIGSILTKCSIPVLHCSAAMLKVAEMDYNGANSIFLRLMIDKKYALPFRVIDALVFHFLRFRSDKRELPVLWHQSLLTLAQRYKEDLSSEQKGALLELLKVHTHPSISAEVRRELVNSKCRDLETAEPPMALD is encoded by the exons ATGCCGAAATCGAAGAAATCCAGAGGCGGGGGAGACGGGGGCGATCTGAAAACCATGAAGGGTATGCCGCTGGCTGATCAGATACTGCAGGGCGGTGCAGTGAGGCCGAGCGGCCGGGTGAAGAGCCGCGACCAccgggaggagggagaggaccAGTACGTCAACGAGAAGCTGTCCCGGAAGATCCTGGAACAGGCCAGGATCCAGCAAGAGGAACTGGAAGCGGAGTACGGGACCGGGAGCAaggcggagaggaaaaaaacacaGACCACTGTCCTGG GTTCTGGGTCCCGGGACTCTGACTCGGAGGATGATTGGCCCTGCCTGGGGTCTCATGCtggcagagaggaggaggaggaggggtgtgGGGGCGCAGCTGTGCAGGTCGACACGGAGGATGAGAAGGCCATCGAGATGTTCATGAACAAGAACCCGCCTCTCAG ACAGACGCTGGCTGACATCATCATGGAGAAGATCACAGAGAAGCAGACGGAGGTGGAGACGATGATGTCCGAGGTGTCGGGGGTGCCAATGCCACAGCTGGACCCCAGAGTGCTGGAGGTGTACAAAGGGGTGAAAGAG gtTCTCTCTAAATACCGCAGTGGGAAGCTGCCCAAAGCGTTCAAGATCATCCCAGCGCTGTCCAACTGGGAGCAGGTTCTGTACATCACTGATCCTGAGGGCTGGTCTGCAGCCGCGATGTACCAGGCAACCCG GATCTTCTCCTCCAACCTGAAGGAGCGCATGGCTCAGCGCTTCTACAACCTGGTGTTGCTGCCCCGCGTCCGAGACGACATCGCGGAGTACAAGAGGCTCAACTTCCACTTGTACAGCGCGCTGAAGAAGGCGCTCTTCAAACCCGGAGCCTGGTTCAAAG GAATCCTGATCCCGCTGTGTGAGTCTGGGACCTGCACCCTTCGCGAGGCTGTGATCATCGGCAGCATCCTCACAAAGTGCTCCATCCCGGTGCTGCACTGCAG tGCAGCGATGCTGAAGGTGGCTGAGATGGATTACAACGGAGCCAACAGCATCTTCCTGCGGCTCATGATCGACAAGAAGTACGCGCTCCCCTTCCGCGTGATCGACGCCCTGGTCTTCCACTTCCTGCGTTTTCGTAGCGACAAGCGCGAGCTGCCCGTGCTGTGGCACCAGAGCCTGCTGACCTTGGCACAGCGCTACAAGGAGGACCTGTCCTCCGAGCAGAAGGGGGCGCTGCTGGAGCTGCTCAAGGTGCACACACACCCCAGTATATCTGCAGAGGTCAGGAGGGAGCTGGTCAACTCCAAGTGTCGAGATCTGGAGACTGCTGAGCCACCCATGGCTTTGGACTGA